A region of Saccopteryx leptura isolate mSacLep1 chromosome X, mSacLep1_pri_phased_curated, whole genome shotgun sequence DNA encodes the following proteins:
- the RNF113A gene encoding E3 ubiquitin-protein ligase RNF113A, translating into MAEQLSPGKATDQVCTFLFKKPGRKGAAGRRKRPVCDPEPGDDSSSSSDEGSTVVRREKKRATHNPMIQKTRGSGKQKVVYCDSSSEEEVANGNEPETLRVVYKSTRSAKPVGPEDMGATAVYEVDTEKERDAQAIFERSQKIQEELRGKEDDKIYRGINNYQKYMKPKDTSMGNASSGMVRKGPIRAPEHLRATVRWDYQPDICKDYKETGFCGFGDSCKFLHDRSDYKHGWQIERELDEGRYDVYEDENYEVASDSEDIPFKCFICRQSFQNPVVTKCRHYFCESCALQHFRTTPRCYVCDQQTNGVFNPAKELIAKLERHQAAEEDGKVTKEKAGGEVGSWLDGL; encoded by the exons ATGGCAGAGCAACTTTCTCCAGGAAAGGCGACAGACCAGGTGTGCACCTTCCTGTTCAAAAAGCCTGGGCGAAAAGGGGCTGCAGGCCGCAGGAAGCGCCCGGTCTGCGACCCAGAGCCCGGAGacgacagcagcagcagcagtgacgAAGGCAGCACTGTAGTTCGCCGGGAAAAGAAGCGGGCGACCCACAATCCGATGATCCAGAAGACCCGTGGCAGTGGGAAACAGAAGGTGGTTTACTGCGACTCGAGTAGCGAGGAGGAGGTGGCGAACGGCAATGAGCCTGAGACTCTCCGTGTGGTCTACAAGTCCACCCGCTCGGCGAAACCCGTGGGGCCAGAGGACATGGGGGCGACTGCTGTCTATGAGGTGGACACGGAAAAGGAGCGTGACGCCCAAGCCATCTTTGAGCGCAGCCAGAAGATCCAGGAGGAGCTGAGGGGCAAGGAAGATGACAAGATCTATCGCGGCATCAATAACTATCAGAAGTATATGAAGCCCAAGGATACGTCTATGGGCAATGCTTCCTCCGGCATGGTGCGGAAGGGCCCCATCCGAGCGCCCGAGCATCTCCGTGCCACCGTGCGCTGGGATTACCAGCCTGACATTTGTAAAGACTACAAAGAGACAGGCTTTTGCGGCTTCGGAGACAGCTGCAAATTTCTCCATGACCGATCAGATTACAAGCATGGGTGGCAGATCGAACGGGAGCTGGATGAGGGTCGCTACGATGTTTATGAGGACGAAAACTACGAGGTGGCAAGCGATAGTGAAGATATTCCATTCAAGTGTTTCATCTGTCGCCAGAGCTTCCAAAACCCAGTTGTCACCAAGTGCAGGCATTATTTCTGTGAAAGCTGTGCACTGCAGCATTTCCGCACCACCCCACGCTGCTATGTCTGTGACCAGCAGACCAATGGCGTCTTCAACCCAGCGAAAGAATTGATTGCTAAACTGGAAAGACATCAAGCTGCAGAAGAGGATG GGAAAGTGACAAAGGAAAAGGCAGGTGGTGAAGTAGGTTCCTGGCTAGATGGCTTGTGA
- the NDUFA1 gene encoding NADH dehydrogenase [ubiquinone] 1 alpha subcomplex subunit 1: MWFEILPGLAVMGVCLLIPGIATARIHRFTNGGKEKRVAYYSYQWTLMERDKRVSGVNRYYVSKGLENID, encoded by the exons ATGTGGTTCGAGATTCTCCCCGGGCTCGCCGTCATGGGCGTGTGCCTACTCATCCCCGGGATTGCCACCGCGCGCATCCACCGCTTCACTAACGGGGGCAAG gAAAAAAGGGTTGCCTACTATTCCTATCAGTGGACTTTGATGGAAAGAGATAAGCGGGTGTCTGGAGTTAATCGTTACTACGTGTCAAAG